In one window of Pseudomonas chlororaphis subsp. chlororaphis DNA:
- a CDS encoding TonB-dependent receptor, whose amino-acid sequence MKHIPLLASLCGCLSVSAWAQSSVDLAPITIDGEQPAEPGLALDQSSGMASRLGLSVRETPASVAVANRNDIERRGAQNFQDAANTLPGVNASAPPGFGGFVSYRGFSNSQITQMFNGINVSSGLARPVDAWIYDRVELLGGPSSLVNGAGSVGGSLNYMTKLADRQERAIEGRVSYGSYDTTQTAFGLNHALSEAGDEVQHYARLDVSHNTSNGYIDRQERDAWSLAFSLLSDLTPNLSHTLAVEYQDEHEDSPYWGTPVLNPKAGELKIDKHNRFNNYNVEDGRYEQRTIWVRSIVDYRINDSTNLRNTLYHLDSQRDYRNLETYQYNADNSAVNRSTAYQVRHQGEQNGNQFELRHDSSLFGLDTTWSGGFEYKVNRTTNSPLNVKAANSVDPNNYQPGHFYDLPGTRQGFVADKTNEVTTQALFVENRLALTDRLTLLSGLRYDHIDLDVTNHRQVTASNPRHLKRSWEPVTGRVGLTYQFLPSANVYVQYSTAAEQPNSATQDFDVSTGKQWEVGSKFDYLDGRGSATLAAYRIERKDFAVTDPLDPTLSIPVGQQTSRGIEVASSLRVTPKLLLEGNFAWVDAQYDAFTEKNAAGVVVSRKGNTPTNVPDRVGNLWLTYDLAPQWQTGVDARYVASVYADTANTMTVPSYTLYGTFLTYQLDSHTSITGRVRNLTNEVYAEFAHVSPAYYLGTPRTFELAVQSRF is encoded by the coding sequence ATGAAACACATTCCCCTGCTGGCCAGCCTGTGTGGCTGCCTGTCCGTCAGCGCCTGGGCGCAATCCAGCGTCGACCTGGCGCCGATCACCATCGACGGCGAGCAACCCGCCGAACCCGGCCTGGCCCTCGACCAGTCCAGCGGCATGGCCTCGCGCCTGGGCCTGAGCGTCCGCGAAACCCCGGCCTCGGTGGCCGTGGCCAACCGCAACGATATCGAGCGGCGCGGCGCGCAGAACTTCCAGGACGCCGCCAACACCCTGCCCGGGGTCAATGCCAGCGCCCCGCCGGGATTCGGCGGTTTTGTCTCCTACCGTGGTTTCAGCAATAGCCAGATCACCCAGATGTTCAACGGCATCAACGTGTCCAGCGGTCTGGCGCGACCGGTGGACGCCTGGATCTATGACCGGGTCGAACTGCTCGGCGGCCCCTCTTCGCTGGTCAACGGTGCAGGCTCCGTGGGTGGTTCGCTGAACTACATGACCAAGCTGGCCGACCGCCAGGAGCGGGCCATCGAGGGCCGGGTCAGCTACGGCAGCTACGACACCACGCAAACCGCCTTCGGCCTCAACCACGCCCTCAGCGAGGCCGGCGACGAGGTGCAGCACTACGCCCGCCTCGACGTCAGCCACAACACCAGCAACGGCTACATCGACCGCCAGGAACGCGATGCCTGGAGCCTGGCGTTTTCCCTGCTCAGCGACCTGACGCCGAACCTGTCCCACACCCTGGCCGTGGAATACCAGGACGAACACGAGGACAGCCCGTACTGGGGCACCCCGGTGCTCAACCCCAAGGCCGGCGAGTTGAAGATCGACAAGCACAACCGCTTCAACAACTACAACGTCGAGGACGGCCGCTACGAGCAGCGCACGATCTGGGTGCGCTCGATCGTCGACTACCGGATCAACGACAGCACCAACCTGCGCAACACCCTCTATCACCTGGACAGCCAGCGCGATTACCGCAACCTGGAAACCTACCAGTACAACGCCGACAACAGCGCGGTGAACCGCTCCACGGCCTATCAGGTGCGGCACCAGGGCGAGCAGAACGGCAACCAGTTCGAGCTGCGCCACGACAGCTCGCTCTTCGGCCTCGACACAACCTGGTCCGGCGGCTTCGAGTACAAGGTCAACCGCACCACCAACTCGCCGCTGAACGTCAAGGCGGCCAACAGCGTCGACCCGAACAACTACCAGCCGGGGCATTTCTACGACCTGCCGGGCACCCGCCAGGGCTTTGTCGCCGACAAGACCAACGAGGTCACCACCCAGGCGCTGTTCGTCGAGAATCGCCTGGCCCTGACCGACCGCCTGACCCTGCTCAGCGGCCTGCGCTACGACCACATCGACCTGGACGTGACCAACCATCGCCAAGTGACGGCGAGCAACCCGCGGCACCTCAAGCGCAGCTGGGAGCCGGTCACCGGCCGGGTCGGCCTGACTTACCAGTTCCTGCCCAGTGCCAACGTCTACGTGCAATACAGCACTGCCGCCGAACAGCCCAACAGCGCCACCCAGGACTTCGATGTCTCCACGGGCAAGCAATGGGAAGTGGGCAGCAAGTTCGATTACCTGGACGGCCGCGGCTCGGCGACCCTGGCGGCCTACCGCATCGAGCGCAAGGACTTCGCGGTGACCGACCCGCTGGATCCGACCCTGAGCATCCCGGTGGGCCAGCAGACCTCCAGGGGCATCGAGGTGGCCAGCTCGCTGCGGGTCACCCCGAAGCTGCTGCTCGAGGGCAACTTCGCCTGGGTCGATGCGCAGTACGACGCGTTCACCGAGAAGAACGCCGCGGGCGTGGTGGTGTCCCGCAAGGGCAATACCCCGACCAACGTGCCGGACCGGGTCGGCAACCTGTGGCTGACCTATGACCTGGCGCCGCAGTGGCAGACCGGGGTGGATGCGCGTTATGTGGCCTCGGTGTACGCCGACACGGCCAACACCATGACTGTGCCCTCCTACACCCTGTACGGCACCTTCCTGACCTACCAGCTCGACAGCCACACCTCGATCACCGGGCGGGTGCGCAACCTGACCAACGAGGTCTACGCCGAGTTCGCCCATGTGTCGCCGGCTTACTACCTGGGTACGCCGCGGACCTTCGAGCTGGCAGTGCAAAGCCGCTTCTAA
- a CDS encoding DUF2946 domain-containing protein: MKLTRTDRSLVAWMLYCCVLFNVFACSIGHGQMVGQQLNGIGGQFCTVDPRTQAPASSNPVDESLPTLSKAFGCPLCSTGGMGPAFNSSLTLAILPQHHSPPLAPRATADVPTRFTWPAAHPRAPPAFA; the protein is encoded by the coding sequence ATGAAATTAACCCGAACCGATCGCTCGCTCGTTGCCTGGATGCTCTATTGCTGCGTCCTGTTCAACGTGTTCGCCTGCAGCATCGGCCACGGGCAAATGGTCGGCCAGCAGCTCAACGGGATCGGCGGCCAGTTCTGTACGGTGGACCCGCGCACCCAGGCGCCGGCCTCCTCCAACCCGGTCGACGAATCGCTGCCGACCCTGTCCAAGGCCTTCGGTTGCCCGCTGTGTTCCACCGGCGGCATGGGCCCGGCGTTCAACTCCAGCCTGACCCTGGCGATCCTGCCGCAGCACCACAGCCCGCCGCTGGCGCCGCGCGCCACCGCCGACGTCCCCACCCGCTTCACCTGGCCCGCGGCCCACCCGCGCGCGCCACCCGCCTTCGCCTGA
- a CDS encoding DUF3995 domain-containing protein: MNVLIAQGMAGAFLLISLIHLYWAAGGKRGSDAVIPQVPGRRPGELEPAFKPSGFATLLVAVGLLLIAMLVCLRVGLYLPTVSHPALQWVISAMALLMFARAIGDSNLVGFFKEVSGSRFARLDTLFYSPLCVVLGAGLLVVAWN, from the coding sequence ATGAATGTTTTGATCGCGCAAGGGATGGCCGGAGCCTTTCTGCTGATCAGCCTGATCCACCTGTACTGGGCCGCCGGCGGCAAGCGTGGCAGCGACGCGGTGATCCCCCAGGTGCCGGGCAGGAGGCCGGGCGAGCTGGAGCCGGCGTTCAAGCCCTCGGGGTTCGCCACCTTGCTGGTGGCGGTGGGCTTGCTGCTGATCGCGATGCTGGTGTGCCTGCGGGTGGGCCTGTACCTGCCGACGGTGAGCCACCCGGCGCTGCAATGGGTGATCAGCGCGATGGCCTTGCTGATGTTCGCCCGGGCCATCGGCGACTCGAACCTGGTGGGGTTCTTCAAGGAGGTCAGCGGGTCCAGGTTCGCCCGGCTGGACACGCTGTTCTATTCGCCGCTGTGCGTGGTGCTGGGGGCGGGGTTGTTGGTGGTGGCCTGGAACTGA
- a CDS encoding Na+/H+ antiporter subunit G — MNAVSELSWWIEIPVAILLVLSSSFALIGALGMLRMKDYFQRMHPPALASTLGAWCVALASILYFSGMKSGPVLHAWLIPILLSITVPVTTLLLARAALFRKRMAGHDVPAEVSSRRSESGS, encoded by the coding sequence ATGAATGCCGTCAGTGAACTGTCGTGGTGGATCGAGATACCGGTGGCGATCCTGCTGGTGCTCAGCAGTAGCTTCGCGCTGATCGGCGCCCTGGGCATGCTGCGCATGAAGGATTACTTCCAGCGCATGCACCCGCCGGCCCTGGCCTCGACCCTGGGCGCCTGGTGCGTGGCCCTGGCGTCGATCCTGTATTTCTCGGGGATGAAATCGGGGCCGGTGCTGCACGCCTGGCTGATCCCGATCCTGCTGTCGATCACCGTGCCGGTGACCACCCTGCTGCTGGCGCGGGCGGCGCTGTTCCGCAAGCGCATGGCCGGCCACGATGTACCGGCGGAGGTCAGCAGCCGACGCAGCGAAAGCGGCAGCTAG
- a CDS encoding K+/H+ antiporter subunit F: MSALLTNAILFSLFLFSVAMVLTLVRLFKGPSAQDRVLALDYLYILAMLMMLVLGIRYASDTYFEAALLIALFGFVGSFALAKFLLRGEVIE; encoded by the coding sequence ATGAGTGCCCTGCTCACGAACGCAATCCTGTTCAGCCTGTTCCTGTTTTCCGTGGCCATGGTCCTGACCCTGGTCCGGCTGTTCAAGGGCCCCTCGGCCCAGGACCGGGTCCTGGCCCTGGACTACCTGTACATCCTGGCGATGCTGATGATGCTGGTGCTGGGCATCCGCTACGCCAGCGACACCTACTTCGAGGCGGCGCTGCTGATCGCCCTGTTCGGCTTTGTCGGCTCCTTCGCCCTGGCCAAATTCCTCCTGCGTGGCGAGGTGATCGAATGA
- a CDS encoding Na+/H+ antiporter subunit E: MKRLFPAPWLSLALWLLWLVLNLSVSPGNLLLGALLGFCAPLMMRPLRPLPIRIRRPATILRLLLVVGRDVLLSNLAVAWGVLNAGRRPPRSRFVKIPLELRDANGLAALSTITTVVPGTVWSELSLDRSILLLHVFDLDDEAAFIQHFKTTYERPLMEIFE, translated from the coding sequence ATGAAGCGCCTGTTCCCCGCCCCCTGGTTGTCGCTGGCGCTGTGGCTGCTGTGGCTGGTGCTGAACCTGTCCGTCAGCCCCGGTAACCTGCTGCTCGGCGCGCTGCTGGGGTTCTGCGCGCCCTTGATGATGCGGCCGCTGCGCCCGCTGCCGATCCGCATCCGCCGCCCCGCGACCATCCTGCGCCTGTTGCTGGTGGTCGGTCGCGATGTGCTGCTGTCGAACCTGGCCGTGGCCTGGGGCGTGCTCAACGCAGGGCGCCGTCCGCCGCGCTCGCGCTTCGTCAAGATCCCCCTGGAGCTGCGCGACGCCAACGGCCTGGCCGCGCTCTCGACCATCACCACGGTGGTGCCGGGCACGGTGTGGTCCGAGCTGTCCCTGGACCGCAGCATCCTGCTGCTGCATGTGTTCGACCTGGACGACGAAGCGGCTTTCATCCAGCACTTCAAGACGACCTACGAGCGTCCGTTGATGGAGATCTTCGAATGA